The nucleotide window GTAGAAATTTCCTTAACGTAAATAAATTCaagatctttttaaaatattatttagttttGGGTGCATAAATTTGatcattattcattttattcgttaataacaaatggattttgattTGCTCAGGGTCGACGTCAGGGGCTAATTTGGGCCCGATCCCCTGACACTttaaaattctttgaatttCTTGACATTTATGGCCAAGAGAGAGGCCCATTGACTACATTTCAAGGTTTATCATGGTGAGATTCTTTTCAGTGCTTTAGTTTATGTGCAATGTTTAATgacactccttactttcagttaaaacaaaaacttgtttttttatttaattttcaagggATGATCATGAAATTGTTTAATAAACCAAACATACAAGAAAACCATAGAAAAGCAAAacctaatttaattttaagtatttctaATTACTTGCAAAAGTAAAGGCCCTGAATGAAAAGGATCCAGCTCATATTATTGTAATAAGCCTAAACTCCTGCACATACTCTTTGATGCCACATCAAATTACTCAAATAAGAAACACCTTCCTTATAAACTTCACATTTAGAAGTTTTATCATCTGTATGTAGTCATTTGTACGCGTTCTAACAGTATAgtgaagaaaaacattttttacataCATTACATCTAGAAGGTTAATCACCTTTACACAGTCTTTGTTTTGTGTTTAAAATATTCCCTAGAGAAAAGTTTTGTCACCTATAACACATTTAAGTGGTTTCTCACCCATATACACTCTTGATTGCATTTTTAAATTGTGTCCTAGAGGAAAGGTTTTGTCATATGCATCACATTTACACAGCTTTTCAAGTGTAGGTACTCTTTAGTGCATTGTCAAAAAATTCGcaaaagaaaaggttttttcaaataCATCCCATTTAGAAGGTTTATCACCCGTATGCCGTGTCTTATACCTGTTCAAAGACTCCCGTTGACACACACATCACATTTGAATGGTTTGTCTTTCGTATGCACTCTGTGGTGCTTGTTCAAATATACTGCTCGAGAAGAGGTCTTGTGGCATATACTACATTTGAATGGCTTCTCATCCGTATGCACTCTTTCATGCGCTTTCAAATATGCTGCTTGAGAAAAGGTCTTCTCACATACATCACATTGGATAGGTTTCTCACCTGTGTGCACTCGTTGGTGCCGTTTCAGATCGTGAGCTctagaaaaagcttttttgcaCACACCACATTTAAACTGTTTTTCACCCGTATGCTCTCTGCTGTCTGTTCAAATTTGTAGCTTGAGAAAAGGTTTTGTCACATATATCACATctaaacggtttctcaccagtATGCACTCTTTGATGTGCATTCAAATATGCTGCTTGAGAAAACGTCTTGTCACATACATCACATTTGACAGGTTTCTCAACTGTGTGCACTCGTTGGTGCCGTTTCAGATCGTGAGCTCTAGAAAAAGCCTTTTTGCATACACCACATTTAAACGTTTTTTCACCCGTATGCTCTCTGCTGTCTGTTCAAATTTGTAGCTTGAGAAAAAGTTTTGTCGCATATATCACATctaaacggtttctcaccagtATGCACTCTTTGATGTGCATTCAAATATGCTGCTTGAGAAAACGTCTTGTCACATACATCACATTTGACAGGTTTCTCACCTGTGTGCACTCGTTGGTGCCGTTTCAGATCGTGAGCTCTAGAAAAATCCTTTGTGCATACACCACATTTAAACTGTTTTTCACCCGTATGCTCTCTGCTGTCTGTTCAAATTTGTAGCTTGAGAAAAGGTTTTGTCGCATATATCACATctaaacggtttctcaccagtATGCACTCTTTGATGTGCATTCAAATATGCTGCTTGAGAAAACGTCTTGTCACATACATCACATTTGACAGGTTTCTCACCTGTGTGCACTCGTTGGTGCCGTTTCAGATCGTGAGCTCTAGAAAAATCCTTTTTGCATACACCACATTTAAACTGTTTTTCACCCGTATGCTCTCTTTGATGTCTGTTCAAATTTGTAGCTTGAGAAAAGGTTTTGTCGCATATATCACATctaaacggtttctcaccagtATGCACTCTTTGATGTGCATTCAAATATGCTGCTTGAGAAAACATCTTGTCACATACATCACATTTGACAGGTTTTTCAACTGTGTGCACTCGTTGGTGCCGTTTCAGATCGTGAGCTCTAGAAAAAGCCTTTTCACATAGATCACATTTAAATGGCTTTTTCCCTTTATCTGTTCTTTGATGTCTTTCCAATTTTCTATGCTTTTTACTGTAAAGGCGACTTTTCAAACATGTTCTCTgactttttaagctttttgctTCAAATTCCAAAGCAGTTGAATTAGAGAAACCACTGGCAGATGAATTCTTTGATGCAACTAGTGACGCATTTTCCCGTAAGTTTAGTCCAGAGACGCGTGATGataagtgacctaaaaaattaaaaagtctaccaagttaaaaaaaaaaaaatatgaatgaggaagaaagaaaagaatacaaattatttGTTGAAGTCGATAACATTTGAGGGTAACTGCATAGCTGAATAGTACGCCAGCCTAGGTATATGCGTAAATTTAGAGACCacataaaattgatattttacctatttttctgttttacgaGTTTTGCCAGTATTTTACCTCTTTTACGGCACTTCGTAGTTATCATCGTGCAAAAGTCGCCAAAGGCTGGGAGAAACAGGTTTGGAAGATAGGTCTGTAGCAATGTAACCCAGTCTAAAGCCTAGAACACACGTTGCTTTTTTTTGGAACCAATTGGGTAAATCGTTGTCACTTCGCAAGAAACGTCGTCAATTTGAGCTTGAAATATtgcaaaatttggaaaaacagcgccaaatttcatcataaaaaaagacaatctcAATCATTTCCTTCTCTTCAGCATGAAAACCAAAAAGCCTgaataataacaacaataggtaaacttttaataataaaagaatgaaagtttaaataaaattttttgatgaaataaatattgaaaatattatgaattttaattataaaagaatttaacaataattataaaaaaa belongs to Artemia franciscana unplaced genomic scaffold, ASM3288406v1 Scaffold_1368, whole genome shotgun sequence and includes:
- the LOC136042491 gene encoding zinc finger protein 233-like, with translation MDNLNTSTLYYCPVLNFAQQNLDEGLDHPSIMKYASDFFPYEDVIGAKKPLYSNCFPDEPIPRQFVIKSPSEVPSVLASAYSILTVKVNQCLDQLKSLAHLNSPTTSINSSLLSDSKGTNHKPSYAVVVKYPPPELRDPVSRKEKLDSFAGHDGHLSSRVSGLNLRENASLVASKNSSASGFSNSTALEFEAKSLKSQRTCLKSRLYSKKHRKLERHQRTDKGKKPFKCDLCEKAFSRAHDLKRHQRVHTVEKPVKCDVCDKMFSQAAYLNAHQRVHTGEKPFRCDICDKTFSQATNLNRHQREHTGEKQFKCGVCKKDFSRAHDLKRHQRVHTGEKPVKCDVCDKTFSQAAYLNAHQRVHTGEKPFRCDICDKTFSQATNLNRQQRAYG